In the Streptomyces sp. 3214.6 genome, CAGCCGCGCGGTGTCCAGGTACGCCTCGGTGGCCACGGCGTCCTGCTGGTAGCTGAGCCGGTCCCCGACATGGGCCAGCAGCTCCACCAAAGTGATCCAGAGGTCGGGGGTGTGCCGTTCGGTCCACTGCGGCAGGGTGAGCGAGAGCCGCTCCAGGAGCAGCCGGCGGAAACTGGCGTAGTCCTTGGCCAGGTAGTCGATCGCCGGGGCGGGGCCGACGGGCGGCCCGGCCGGCTCAGCGGCCCTCGGGGTGGGGCGCGGGGGGTGGCCGGCGGTCGGGTGGAAGGTGAAGTCCGCGTGATCGTGGCCGCCGTGGAAGCCCCGCCCCAGCACCCGCAGCCGGTACGTGGAGTCGTCGCCCGGCCGGTCCAGGGTCAGCCGCAGCCGACTCTCCCCGCCGTCCTCGCGCTCCGGCCCGGAGTCGCGGCGGGCCCGCAGGACGCGGATGCCGACGACCCGCCGTCCGCCCTCGATGACGAACCGGGTGCGATCCACGCCCGGCGGGAGCACCCCGACGAAGGTGACGGTCAGCGTGCGCCGATCAGGCTCCGCACGCACCTCCCGGATACCGGCCGGCCCGTCCGCGCTCAGGCCCTCGTACGACCCGCTCAGCACCGTCATGAGGGGATTCCCCCGCCCGTGACCGTGGCGGTGAGGCTCTCGCCCGTCGCCGTCAGGACGTACGCCACATGCACCCGCAGCGTCGCCTCCTGCGGCGTCACCGTGACGGACTCCACCGTGAGCACATCGCCCAGCCAGCGCTGCAGGGCCGCCTGGGCGGTCATCTCCAGGGTCGCGGCGAGCTCGGGACTGTTCCCGGCGAAGACCAGGTCGAGGAGGTTGCAGCCGAAGTCGGGCCGGTTCACCCGTTCCCCGGGACAGGTGAAGAGGACCAGCTCCACCATGTCCCGGACATGACCGGCGTGCTCGACACGCGCCGTGCGGCCCCGGGCATCGACCCGGTAGGGGAAGTCGATGTCCATCGCGCTCACATCCCCTGCACCCGGAACTGCATGGCCAGGACCGTCGGCGGATTGGGCGGCGGTGTGCCCACGCCGATCGCCGGGGCGACCCCGACCGGCGTCGGCTGCAGCAGGACGGGCAGCCCGTTCACGAACACCCGGGTGGAGGGCTGCAGCCAGGTGATGCTCACGCACGGCGGCGCCCCCACGGTGACGGCGGGGAAGCTGCACCCGGCCACCAGGAACTGGTCGGCGCTGGTCAGCACGGGCTGCGGCCCCACCAGGACACGCTGCTGGACCGGCGCGGGGACGGTCACGAGGCCGGGCGGGTGGGCGCACATCATCAGCGCGCCGTAGTGGAGCAGCAGTCCGGGCATGATCTCCTCACAGCACCGTCAACGCGCCGTTGTTGACGATGACCTGGGGTCCGACGAGTTGGATGGTGGCGAGTCCGGGACCGCAGGAGATCTCGATCGACGTCTCGTTGATCCTGATGAACGGCCCGTTCTCACCGTGCAGTTGCAGCTTGATCCCGCCGGTGGGTCCCGGCAGGTCGCTGATCACGAGGGCGTTCCCGGTGGGCGTGGCCAGCACGATCTGCGGCACGCCCGGCGGGGTGGACCGGGCGGCCGACGGCACGTCTCCCGAACCGCCCCGCCGGAACCCGGCCCACACCGGCCGCTCGGGGTCCCCGTCCAGGAACTGCACCCACACCCCGGAGTCCGGCGGCGGCACCACGTACATCCCGCAGTCCGAACCGGCCAGCGGGGTGACCGGCACCGCCCACACCGGCGTCTCGTCGCCCAGCACCTCGGGCACCCGGACCAGGAGCCGGCCGACAC is a window encoding:
- a CDS encoding GPW/gp25 family protein, with product MDIDFPYRVDARGRTARVEHAGHVRDMVELVLFTCPGERVNRPDFGCNLLDLVFAGNSPELAATLEMTAQAALQRWLGDVLTVESVTVTPQEATLRVHVAYVLTATGESLTATVTGGGIPS
- a CDS encoding phage baseplate assembly protein V, translated to MTTAQTAGRTTAGTAGTAARTAAQVDQWHGMYEGVVVSAVDPTGVGRLLVRVPEVLGDETPVWAVPVTPLAGSDCGMYVVPPPDSGVWVQFLDGDPERPVWAGFRRGGSGDVPSAARSTPPGVPQIVLATPTGNALVISDLPGPTGGIKLQLHGENGPFIRINETSIEISCGPGLATIQLVGPQVIVNNGALTVL